Proteins encoded together in one Pseudomonas arsenicoxydans window:
- the serS gene encoding serine--tRNA ligase gives MLDPKLLRSNLQEVADRLVYRGFVLDVARIEALEERRKTVQIRTEQLQAERNARSKSIGQAKAKGEDIAPLMADVQRMASELDSAKNELDSIQTELDDIALTVPNLPDASVPIGSNENDNVEVRRWGTPRVYDFEIKDHVALGEFSGGLDFESAASLSGARFSVLRGPIARLHRALAQFMINLHTSEHGYEEAYTPYLVQAPALQGTGQLPKFEEDLFKIAREGEADLYLIPTAEVPLTNLVAGQILDAKRLPLKFVAHSPCFRSEAGASGRDARGLIRQHQFDKVEMVQIVEPSKSMEALESLTANAERTLQLLGLPYRTLALCTGDMSFSAVKTYDLEVWIPSQDKYREISSCSNCGDFQARRMQARFRNPETGKPELVHTLNGSGLAVGRTLVAVLENYQQADGSIRVPDVLKQYMGNDIIR, from the coding sequence ATGCTCGATCCCAAACTGTTACGTAGCAACCTTCAGGAAGTGGCGGATCGCCTGGTGTACCGTGGCTTTGTACTGGATGTTGCGCGCATCGAAGCGCTGGAAGAGCGCCGAAAGACGGTGCAGATCCGCACTGAACAATTGCAGGCTGAACGTAATGCCCGCTCAAAATCAATTGGGCAGGCAAAGGCCAAGGGTGAAGACATTGCTCCTTTGATGGCTGACGTCCAGCGCATGGCCAGCGAACTTGACTCTGCCAAAAACGAGCTCGACAGCATTCAGACAGAACTGGACGATATCGCTCTGACCGTTCCCAACCTACCGGATGCCAGCGTACCCATCGGCTCGAATGAGAACGACAACGTAGAAGTGCGCCGCTGGGGCACTCCGCGAGTGTACGATTTCGAGATCAAAGACCATGTCGCGTTGGGTGAATTTAGCGGAGGTCTGGACTTTGAGTCGGCAGCTAGTCTGTCCGGCGCCCGATTTTCAGTGTTGCGCGGCCCAATCGCTCGCCTGCACCGCGCTCTGGCGCAGTTCATGATCAACCTGCACACCAGCGAGCACGGCTACGAAGAAGCCTACACGCCGTATCTGGTTCAGGCCCCGGCGCTGCAAGGCACCGGCCAGTTGCCGAAGTTCGAGGAAGACCTGTTCAAGATCGCTCGTGAAGGAGAGGCCGATCTGTATCTAATCCCGACTGCCGAAGTCCCACTGACCAATTTGGTGGCAGGGCAGATTCTCGATGCAAAACGATTGCCCCTCAAGTTTGTCGCCCATAGCCCATGTTTTCGTAGTGAAGCCGGCGCGTCGGGTCGTGACGCTCGCGGCTTGATTCGTCAGCACCAGTTCGACAAGGTCGAGATGGTACAGATCGTCGAGCCGTCGAAGTCGATGGAAGCGCTGGAAAGCCTGACCGCGAACGCCGAGCGAACCCTGCAGCTGCTGGGCCTGCCTTACCGCACCCTGGCACTCTGCACCGGCGACATGAGCTTCAGCGCCGTCAAGACCTATGACCTGGAAGTGTGGATTCCGAGCCAGGACAAATACCGCGAAATCTCGTCGTGCTCCAACTGTGGCGACTTCCAGGCCCGTCGCATGCAGGCGCGTTTCCGCAACCCGGAAACCGGCAAGCCGGAGCTGGTGCACACCCTGAACGGCTCCGGCCTGGCGGTCGGTCGTACGCTGGTGGCGGTACTGGAGAACTATCAGCAGGCTGACGGTTCGATCCGTGTACCGGACGTACTGAAGCAGTACATGGGCAACGACATCATTCGATGA
- a CDS encoding antitoxin Xre/MbcA/ParS toxin-binding domain-containing protein: protein MKALNLLLADAEVNDFEEHCLSFSLFEQLAGVLPLDGEILGKYLAIPKCTLSRAAGAGHFSMSESRNLVALIRVLIEANELFEGDVQAARLFLTSPSYGLNSKTPMEVLSTDRGVIAVTDLIGRLEHGIPT from the coding sequence ATGAAGGCCTTAAACCTTCTTTTGGCAGATGCAGAGGTCAACGATTTTGAAGAGCACTGTCTGTCATTCAGTTTGTTCGAGCAACTGGCCGGAGTGTTGCCTTTGGACGGCGAAATATTAGGTAAGTACCTGGCTATACCAAAGTGCACGCTATCGAGGGCGGCAGGTGCGGGGCATTTTTCTATGAGCGAAAGCCGGAACTTGGTGGCGTTGATCCGCGTCCTAATCGAGGCCAATGAACTCTTCGAAGGCGATGTCCAGGCAGCGAGGCTATTTCTGACTTCACCATCATACGGTTTGAATTCAAAGACCCCAATGGAGGTGCTTAGTACTGATCGCGGCGTCATTGCCGTCACCGACCTCATCGGTCGCCTTGAACACGGCATTCCCACCTGA